Genomic DNA from bacterium:
AACGCTAATCGTAACTTCTGTTCCCTTAGGACCTCTTAATTTTCCAACCGCCTCAAATAAGGTAATATCTTTTGTTGTAACTCCATCAATCTCCATAATTTTATCACCTGCTTTAACGCCCGCCAGTGCCGCTGGTGTTTCCTCAATCGGTGAAATAACCGTTAATTGATTATCTTTAAGACCAATAACAATTCCTACTCCACCAAATTCACCTTCTGTCTCCACTTTCATCTCTTTATATGATTCTGGGGTCATAAATCGTGTATGTGGGTCATTCAAACTTTTTAATAAGCCGCTAATGGCTCCATAGATTAAATCCTTTGACTTAACTTTATCAATATCCACATATTGAGTCTGGACAATAGAGAGTGCCTGGGTAAAAAGCCGTATGTCATCATACATTTGTTGATTTTTATCGGATGATGACCTGCTATCTCCGACTATTAGTCCTAAAAATGTTAGCCCAACAATTAACCACAATATTTTCTTACGAAACATCTTATCCTCCTTACAAAAAAACTCTCTTTATTTATATTATCGACAAAATATAACGATTTCATTATACCCTATAATTATATTTATGTCAACAAAAAAAATTTTTTTCAAACTTAATACCCCATTCTAAATGGTTCGACCCACACCTCATCTCCTTCTCTAATTTCATTTTGCTCTGGTAAAATCATCATCAAGCAATTAGCCACTAACATGGAAGAAAGTATCCCAGAACCTTGAGGACCGGTTGTGGTCACTTCCCAGCCATCTTTTCCTTGCGAAAGTATCCCCCTTAGAAATTCTGTTCGATTATCCTTTTTAGTCCTTTGAAATTTAGCCTTAGCTTTAAACTGGATAATTTTATCATAATCTTTATAACCAGCCATTTTCAAAAGGGCACATCGGACAAATTTAATAAAACTCACCATTACCGAAACAGGATTACCCGGCAAACCAAAGAAGTAACAATTACCAATCTTGCCAAATGAAACAGGTTTTCCTGGTTTTACATTCACCTGCCAGAATTCCAGATTACCCAATTCATTTACTACTTCTTTTACTAAATCATACTGGCCTACCGAAACACCACCAGAGGTAATGATAGCATCTGCTTTATTACTTGCCTGGGCGAATTTCTTCTTTAAAACATCTTTATCATCTCTGATAATGCTTAGATCAATTATTTCTACCCCCAATTGTGTTAGTAATCCCATTAAAGTGTATCGATTGCTATCGTATTTTTTGCCTGATGGTCGTTTTTCTCCAGGCAGAAGGAGTTCATCGCCGGTGGAAGCAATGGCAACCGTTAATTTTCTAAAGGCATTTATAGTTGTATATCCCATTGCGGCTAACATCCCCATTTCTTGTGGTTTAATCCAGGTACCTTTGTCTAATATCAGGTTACCCTGTTTAATATCTTCACCTTGAAATCGGATATTAGCCCATTTTTTAGCGGCTTTTGGGGGAATAGTTACCCACTCACCTTCCTGACCTGTCACTTCTTGAATAACGACTGTATCGGCTCCTTCAGGGAGGGTAGCACCTGTCATAATCCTAACTGCTTGTCCCTCTTCAATCTTTTTATCAAAATACCCTCCTGCGGGTAACTCACCAATTACCTTTAATCTTGAGGGGGCTATTTCACTAATATCCTCGTATTGAATGGCATAACCATCCATTGCTGAATCATTATGAGATGGAATATCAAAAGGAGCGATTATATCTACGGCAAGAATTCGATTTAATGATGCGACAATCTTAATTTCATCAGTTTCTTTAACCGTCACAACAGTTTCCAGTATTTTTGTTTTTGCCTCTTCAAATGAAATCAATTTTAAATATCCTTTTGCAGGCAATTATATCAAAAACTTGAATCTATGTCA
This window encodes:
- the glp gene encoding gephyrin-like molybdotransferase Glp; the encoded protein is MISFEEAKTKILETVVTVKETDEIKIVASLNRILAVDIIAPFDIPSHNDSAMDGYAIQYEDISEIAPSRLKVIGELPAGGYFDKKIEEGQAVRIMTGATLPEGADTVVIQEVTGQEGEWVTIPPKAAKKWANIRFQGEDIKQGNLILDKGTWIKPQEMGMLAAMGYTTINAFRKLTVAIASTGDELLLPGEKRPSGKKYDSNRYTLMGLLTQLGVEIIDLSIIRDDKDVLKKKFAQASNKADAIITSGGVSVGQYDLVKEVVNELGNLEFWQVNVKPGKPVSFGKIGNCYFFGLPGNPVSVMVSFIKFVRCALLKMAGYKDYDKIIQFKAKAKFQRTKKDNRTEFLRGILSQGKDGWEVTTTGPQGSGILSSMLVANCLMMILPEQNEIREGDEVWVEPFRMGY